From Caretta caretta isolate rCarCar2 chromosome 9, rCarCar1.hap1, whole genome shotgun sequence, one genomic window encodes:
- the PSMD2 gene encoding 26S proteasome non-ATPase regulatory subunit 2, producing MEDGGGGQSRQQSGTSAGGGDEKPGGPWTKDRKDPAAPADKEEELSEEDKQLQDELEMLVERLGEKDTSLYRPALEELRRQIRSSTTSMTSVPKPLKFLRPHYGKLKEIYENMAPGENKRFAADIISVLAMTMSGERECLKYRLVGSQEELASWGHEYVRHLAGEVAKEWQEVDEADKAQREMLLTLVKEIVPYNMAHNAEHEACDLLMEIEQMDMLEKYIDDNAYSKVCLYLTSCVSYVPEPENSALLRCALGIFRKFSRYPEALRLALMLNDMELVEDIFTSCKDVVIQKQMAFMLGRHGVFLELNEDVEEYEDLTEIMSNVQLNSNFLALARELDIMEPKVPDDIYKTHLENNRFGGSGSQVDSARMNLASSFVNGFVNAAFGQDKLLTDDGNKWLYKNKDHGMLSAAASLGMILLWDVDGGLTQIDKYLYSSEDYIKSGALLACGIVNSGVRNECDPALALLSDYVLHNSNTMRIGAIFGLGLAYAGSNREDVLTLLLPVMGDSKSSMEVAGVTALACGMIAVGSCNGDVTSTILQTIMEKSETELKDTYARWLPLGLGLNHLGKGEAIEAILAALEVVSEPFRSFANTLVDICAYAGSGNVLKVQQLLHICSEHFDTKEKEEDKEKKDKKEKDKKESSADMGAHQGVAVLGIALIAMGEEIGAEMALRTFGHLLRYGEPTLRRAVPLALALISVSNPRLNILDTLSKFSHDADPEVSYNSIFAMGMVGSGTNNARLAAMLRQLAQYHAKDPNNLFMVRLAQGLTHLGKGTLTLCPYHSDRQLMSQVAVAGLLTVLVSFLDVRNIILGKSHYVLYGLVAAMQPRMLVTFDEELRPLPVSVRVGQAVDVVGQAGKPKTITGFQTHTTPVLLAHGERAELATEEHLPVTPILEGFVILRKNPSYDV from the exons ATGGAGGACGGCGGCGGGGGCCAGAGCCGGCAGCAGTCGGGGACCTCGGCGGGGGGCGGCGACGAGAAGCCGGGGGGGCCCTGGACCAAGGACCGGAAGGACCCGGCAGCGCCGGCCgacaaggaggaggagctg TCTGAGGAAGACAAACAACTGCAGGATGAATTGGAGATGCTTGTGGAGCGCTTGGGG GAGAAGGACACGTCGCTGTATCGCCCCGCCCTGGAGGAGTTGCGTAGGCAGATCCGTTCTTCCACAACCTCCATGACCTCTGTTCCGAAGCCCCTAAAGTTCTTACGGCCTCACTATGGCAAGCTGAAGGAGATCTATGAGAACATGGCTCCTGGAGAGAACAAG CGTTTTGCAGCTGACATAATTTCCGTTCTGGCGATGACCATGAGTGGGGAGCGAGAGTGTCTGAAATACCGGCTagtggggtcccaggaggagctGGCATCATGGGGACATGAATATGTCAG ACACCTGGCGGGCGAGGTTGCTAAGGAATGGCAGGAGGTTGATGAGGCTGACAAGGCCCAGAGGGAAATGCTGCTGACCCTGGTGAAGGAGATTGTGCCCTACAACATGGCCCACAATGCAGAGCATGAAGCCTGTGACCTGCTGATGGAGATTGAGCAGATGGACATGCTAGAGAAATATATTGATGACAACGCCTACTCCAAAGTCTGCCTCTACCTGACCAG CTGTGTGAGCTACGTCCCTGAACCCGAGAACTCAGCCCTCCTCCGCTGTGCCCTGGGAATCTTCCGCAAGTTTAGCCGCTACCCGGAAGCCCTGCGCCTGGCCCTCATGCTGAACGACATGGAGCTGGTGGAGGACATCTTCACCTCCTGCAAAGACGT GGTCATCCAGAAGCAGATGGCCTTCATGCTGGGTCGCCACGGCGTCTTCCTGGAGCTAAATGAGGACGTGGAGGAGTACGAGGACCTCACCGAGATCATGTCCAACGTCCAGCTCAACAGCAACTTCCTGGCCTTGGCCAGAGAG CTGGACATAATGGAGCCCAAAGTGCCAGATGACATTTACAAAACACACCTGGAAAATAACC GGTTTGGCGGCAGCGGCTCCCAGGTGGACTCTGCGCGGATGAACCTGGCCTCGTCCTTCGTGAACGGTTTTGTGAATGCAGCTTTCGGGCAGGACAAGCTGCTGACGGATGACGGCAATAAGTGGCTGTACAAAAACAAGGATCACG GTATGCTGAGCGCTGCAGCCTCGCTGGGGATGATCCTGCTGTGGGACGTGGATGGGGGGCTGACGCAGATTGACAAGTACCTGTACTCCTCTGAGGACTACATTAAG TCGGGAGCCCTGCTCGCTTGTGGCATTGTGAACTCGGGGGTGAGGAACGAGTGCGACCCTGCCCTCGCGCTGCTGTCTGACTACGTCCTCCACAACAGCAACACCATGAGGATCGGCGCCATCTTTGG ACTGGGGCTGGCCTACGCTGGGTCCAACCGGGAAGACGTTTTGACTCTGCTGCTCCCCGTGATGGGAGACTCCAAGTCCAGCatggag GTGGCCGGCGTGACGGCCCTGGCCTGCGGCATGATAGCTGTGGGCTCGTGCAACGGGGACGTCACCTccaccatcctccagaccatcATGGAGAAATCGGAGACTGAGCTGAAGGACACCTACGCCAGGTGGCTGCCACTCGGCCTGGGCCTTAACCACCTGG ggaagggggaggccaTCGAGGCTATCCTGGCAGCGCTGGAGGTGGTGTCGGAGCCCTTCCGCAGCTTTGCCAACACGTTGGTCGATATCTGCGCCTATGCGG GCTCGGGGAACGTGTTGAAGgtgcagcagctgctccacaTCTGCAGTGAGCACTTTGACaccaaggagaaggaggaggacaaGGAGAAGAAGGACAAGAAGGAAAAGGACAAGAAGGAGAGCTCGGCTGACATGGGCGCCCACCAG GGCGTAGCAGTGCTGGGGATCGCGCTCATCGCCATGGGGGAGGAGATCGGCGCTGAGATGGCTCTGCGCACGTTCGGCCACCTG CTGAGGTATGGGGAGCCCACCCTGCGACGAGCCGTGCCCCTCGCCCTGGCGCTCATCTCCGTCTCCAACCCGCGCCTCAACATCCTcgacaccctcagcaagttctccCACGATGCTGACCCCGAGGTCTCCTACAACTCCATCTTTGCCATGGGCATGGTGGGCAGCG GCACCAACAATGCCCGGCTGGCCGCCATGCTGAGGCAGCTGGCCCAGTACCATGCCAAAGACCCAAACAACCTCTTCATGGTGCGGCTGGCCCAG GGTCTGACCCACCTTGGGAAGGGGACGCTCACCCTGTGTCCCTACCACAGCGACCGGCAGCTGATGAGCCAGGTGGCTGTCGCGGGGCTGCTGACCGTCCTAGTGTCCTTCCTGGATGTGCGCAACA tCATCCTGGGCAAATCCCACTACGTTCTGTACGGGCTGGTGGCTGCCATGCAGCCGCGCATGCTGGTGACTTTTGACGAGGAGCTGCGGCCTCTGCCGGTGTCGGTCAGGGTGGGACAG GCTGTAGACGTGGTGGGCCAGGCGGGCAAACCGAAGACAATCACTGGCTTCCAGACGCACACAACGCCGGTGCTGCTGGCGCACGGCGAGCGGGCAGAGCTGGCCACAGAGGAACATCTGCCAGTCACCCCCATCCTTGAGGGTTTCGTCATCCTGCGCAAAAACCCCAGCTATGATGTCTGA